A window of the Peptostreptococcaceae bacterium genome harbors these coding sequences:
- the hisA gene encoding 1-(5-phosphoribosyl)-5-[(5-phosphoribosylamino)methylideneamino]imidazole-4-carboxamide isomerase: protein MMIFPAIDIKEGKCVRLLRGEFDQKTVYFDDPTEAALAWKDKGAEYIHMVDLDGALHGKGKNREAVKKILEAVDVPVQLGGGIRTVEIAVDWIELGVSRVILGTAAVKNPEIVSELIQKVGAEKVVVSIDAKKGMVCTEGWMETSEIDAVAFAKDLQQKGVKTIVYTDIAKDGTLVGPNLEELAKLQEATQMDIIASGGIGNIDHVKKLAQMGLYGAITGKALYEGTLALEEALEVSSC, encoded by the coding sequence ATGATGATATTTCCGGCAATAGACATCAAGGAAGGCAAGTGCGTCAGGCTTCTTAGGGGTGAATTCGATCAAAAGACAGTGTATTTCGATGACCCGACCGAGGCTGCCCTTGCATGGAAAGACAAAGGCGCTGAATATATCCACATGGTGGATCTTGACGGAGCACTTCACGGCAAAGGCAAAAACAGGGAAGCGGTAAAAAAGATACTGGAGGCGGTAGATGTTCCTGTGCAATTGGGCGGAGGCATAAGGACCGTTGAAATAGCGGTAGACTGGATAGAGCTTGGAGTATCGAGGGTCATTCTGGGAACGGCTGCGGTAAAGAATCCTGAAATTGTTTCTGAGCTCATTCAAAAGGTTGGCGCAGAAAAAGTCGTCGTATCAATAGACGCCAAAAAAGGAATGGTTTGCACGGAGGGCTGGATGGAGACGAGCGAGATAGATGCTGTCGCATTCGCTAAGGACCTGCAGCAAAAGGGCGTAAAAACAATTGTATATACGGACATAGCCAAGGATGGAACACTAGTGGGTCCTAATTTAGAGGAGCTTGCCAAATTGCAGGAAGCAACCCAAATGGATATAATAGCATCGGGAGGCATAGGAAACATAGACCATGTGAAAAAACTCGCTCAAATGGGTCTCTATGGGGCTATAACAGGCAAAGCTCTCTATGAAGGTACGCTTGCGCTTGAGGAAGCGCTCGAGGTGTCGTCATGCTGA
- a CDS encoding ECF transporter S component, producing the protein MKETRQMTKAALFLAVSVILSSIFHMSGIDGRIFLPMHIPVLLAGFFLSPLMAFIVGLLAPFLNTLVTGMPVLFPIAIIMSVELGIYGLVTALISGSKRRIPIIALIVAMVVGRLAAGGMVYVLVVLFGVKINPLIYLQGAVLTGIPGIAIQLLLIPLLLKYLKGNRSQ; encoded by the coding sequence ATGAAAGAAACAAGACAAATGACAAAGGCGGCTCTTTTCCTGGCTGTTTCAGTGATATTGTCGTCGATTTTCCACATGAGTGGAATAGACGGGAGAATTTTTCTTCCAATGCACATCCCGGTTCTTCTGGCTGGTTTTTTCCTTTCTCCCTTGATGGCGTTTATAGTAGGACTGCTGGCTCCGTTTCTAAACACATTGGTCACCGGAATGCCGGTACTTTTTCCGATAGCTATAATCATGTCAGTTGAATTGGGAATATACGGTCTCGTGACGGCGCTGATTTCAGGAAGCAAAAGGCGCATACCTATTATTGCACTGATTGTGGCGATGGTTGTGGGTCGATTGGCGGCAGGGGGAATGGTATATGTTTTAGTAGTTCTTTTCGGAGTGAAAATAAATCCCTTAATTTATCTTCAGGGAGCTGTTTTGACGGGAATCCCGGGAATAGCGATTCAATTGCTTTTGATACCGTTGCTTTTAAAGTACCTGAAGGGAAACAGAAGCCAATAA
- the hisB gene encoding imidazoleglycerol-phosphate dehydratase HisB, with amino-acid sequence MRKSEMERGTKETKIYLSLNLDEQEEARIDTGIGFFDHMLNLFASHGRFGIDLSAEGDYEVDNHHVIEDAGIVLGKAFKEALGDKRGIRRYASKFTPMDESLSRVCIDISGRGMLVFDSCFTCERIGSMETEMIEEFFRAFAVSSGITLHIAMMYGKNNHHMAESMFKGFGRALKEAVSIDKLIEGIPSTKGVL; translated from the coding sequence ATGAGAAAAAGCGAGATGGAAAGGGGAACAAAGGAAACCAAGATTTACCTTTCTCTGAACCTGGATGAACAGGAAGAGGCCAGAATCGATACCGGCATAGGGTTTTTCGACCATATGCTTAACCTTTTCGCCAGTCATGGAAGGTTTGGAATAGACCTCTCGGCAGAAGGCGACTATGAGGTGGACAACCACCACGTGATAGAGGATGCAGGCATAGTTCTTGGAAAGGCGTTTAAGGAGGCATTGGGAGACAAAAGAGGGATAAGAAGATATGCGTCAAAGTTTACACCAATGGATGAGTCTCTAAGCAGGGTTTGCATCGACATAAGCGGAAGGGGAATGCTTGTATTCGATTCCTGCTTCACCTGCGAGCGCATAGGTTCCATGGAAACAGAAATGATTGAGGAATTCTTCAGAGCGTTTGCCGTTTCAAGCGGCATAACCCTTCATATTGCCATGATGTACGGAAAGAATAACCACCACATGGCGGAGTCCATGTTCAAAGGATTTGGAAGGGCTTTGAAGGAAGCTGTTTCCATTGATAAGTTGATAGAAGGAATTCCTTCGACAAAAGGCGTTTTATAG
- the hisH gene encoding imidazole glycerol phosphate synthase subunit HisH, which produces MIAIVDYGMGNLKNVQTALENIGVESIITSKESDIDESDAVLLPGVGAFRDSIKCLNESGLVPCIRRNVDKGKILIGICLGMQLLFDKSYEDGEWEGLGFLKGDVVRFDIDFKVPHMGWNNIIVKRDDPIGRGVETGEFVYFVHSYYAVPKDPDDVVFSSEYGVEFPAIVRRGNVIGAQFHPEKSGETGYKILKNLKEMIEA; this is translated from the coding sequence ATGATAGCAATAGTGGATTACGGAATGGGAAACCTCAAAAATGTTCAAACCGCACTTGAAAATATTGGCGTGGAATCAATAATTACTTCGAAAGAGTCGGATATAGATGAAAGCGATGCCGTTCTTTTGCCCGGCGTTGGGGCTTTCAGGGATTCGATAAAATGCTTGAACGAATCGGGGCTTGTTCCGTGCATACGCCGAAATGTTGACAAGGGAAAAATTCTAATCGGCATTTGCCTTGGAATGCAGCTTTTGTTTGACAAGAGTTACGAGGATGGCGAATGGGAAGGCCTTGGATTCCTCAAGGGAGATGTTGTAAGATTTGACATTGACTTTAAGGTTCCCCACATGGGCTGGAACAATATCATCGTGAAAAGGGACGACCCCATTGGCAGAGGTGTAGAGACCGGAGAATTTGTATATTTTGTTCATTCATACTATGCTGTTCCCAAGGACCCGGATGATGTGGTTTTTTCCAGCGAGTATGGAGTGGAATTTCCTGCAATTGTGCGCAGGGGGAATGTTATAGGGGCCCAGTTCCATCCTGAAAAAAGCGGGGAGACAGGGTATAAAATACTGAAAAATCTTAAGGAGATGATAGAGGCATGA
- the hisF gene encoding imidazole glycerol phosphate synthase subunit HisF, which translates to MLTKRIIPCLDVRNGRVVKGKKFQDVQDVEDPVSLAKFYRNEMADELVFYDITASNEKRDIFLNVVEKTAEQINIPFTIGGGIRSVEDFNKVLKAGADKVSVNTAAVLRPELIREAALKFGNQCVMLSMDVKWLREGKWTIYINGGRVDTGIDALEWAKKGVALGAGEICLNAIDSDGVKEGYSIELTRLVSESVNVPVIASGGAGKKEHFLEVFEKGKADAALAASVFHYKEIKIDELKEYLENNGVPMRRRLK; encoded by the coding sequence ATGCTGACCAAAAGAATAATACCATGCCTTGATGTCAGAAACGGAAGGGTGGTAAAGGGAAAGAAATTCCAAGACGTGCAGGATGTTGAGGATCCCGTTTCATTGGCGAAATTTTACAGAAACGAGATGGCAGACGAGCTGGTCTTTTACGATATAACGGCTTCAAATGAAAAAAGGGATATTTTTTTAAATGTGGTTGAGAAGACCGCAGAGCAGATAAACATACCCTTTACAATTGGAGGCGGGATTCGCAGCGTTGAAGATTTCAACAAGGTTCTCAAGGCGGGAGCAGACAAGGTATCTGTAAATACGGCCGCAGTTTTACGTCCCGAGCTTATAAGGGAAGCGGCACTTAAATTCGGCAACCAGTGTGTTATGCTTTCAATGGATGTTAAATGGCTGAGAGAGGGAAAATGGACAATCTATATAAACGGGGGAAGAGTGGATACCGGGATAGATGCCCTGGAATGGGCTAAAAAGGGAGTCGCATTGGGAGCGGGCGAAATATGCCTGAATGCAATAGATTCCGATGGCGTAAAGGAAGGTTACAGTATTGAATTGACAAGGCTTGTCTCCGAATCTGTTAATGTTCCGGTCATAGCCTCGGGCGGCGCGGGAAAGAAAGAGCACTTTCTTGAAGTATTTGAAAAAGGCAAGGCCGATGCGGCTTTGGCGGCCTCGGTATTCCATTACAAGGAAATAAAAATTGATGAACTAAAAGAATATCTCGAAAATAATGGTGTTCCCATGAGGAGACGATTGAAATGA
- the hisZ gene encoding ATP phosphoribosyltransferase regulatory subunit: MVLYKELFPEGVDDIHSDEYEIKENLVSDIRSMFKSYGYRQVATPTFEFYDLYLGIDGTIDVTEMFKIIDSDGKILVLRPDATIPVARMAAMNYKHSEGYLKLSYITNIFRHSESERGNRREFTQAGIEYMGSAKTWCDAEVIAMGIKMLLGFGLEDFHIDMGHAGFLGQLLEGTGIGSHKKAMLYKFIEDKNYSELSTYLERLNMDEVVKNAIIKLPRLYGKPSDVIERAEEVIVNEEMRKSLENLKAVYEILKAWGMEKYILFDLGFTNQFNYYTGVIYKGYVSNYGRVLLSGGRYDNLMEQFGEGKPACGFGFNVDQLIEVMNIYDINQAYDCHTDCYMVCSEENMVRAHALAERMRSTGMIVETDLLQNDLQFQLFNAGFRNAKHIVEFMGDEITVRRTADRAMKTYSVKNYAKLMNEPAEMMKF, encoded by the coding sequence ATGGTTTTATATAAAGAATTATTCCCGGAGGGAGTAGACGATATACACAGCGATGAATATGAAATCAAGGAAAATCTGGTATCGGATATAAGGTCAATGTTCAAATCCTATGGCTACCGCCAGGTTGCAACACCAACATTTGAATTCTACGATCTCTATTTGGGTATAGACGGAACAATAGATGTGACAGAGATGTTTAAAATCATAGATTCCGACGGCAAAATTCTCGTGCTGAGACCGGATGCCACGATACCTGTAGCCAGGATGGCAGCAATGAATTACAAGCATTCGGAAGGTTATTTGAAACTGTCTTATATAACTAACATATTTAGGCACAGCGAAAGCGAACGGGGCAATAGAAGAGAATTTACACAGGCGGGGATCGAATATATGGGCAGCGCGAAAACCTGGTGCGATGCCGAGGTGATTGCCATGGGCATCAAAATGCTTTTGGGATTCGGCCTTGAGGATTTTCACATAGATATGGGCCATGCTGGATTTTTAGGACAACTGCTCGAGGGTACTGGTATTGGAAGCCACAAAAAAGCAATGCTGTACAAATTTATAGAAGACAAGAATTACAGCGAGCTTTCAACATATCTTGAAAGATTGAACATGGACGAGGTTGTAAAGAATGCAATAATAAAGCTTCCAAGACTATACGGAAAACCATCGGATGTGATTGAGCGGGCAGAAGAGGTTATTGTGAACGAAGAAATGAGGAAATCCCTTGAAAACCTGAAGGCCGTTTATGAAATATTGAAGGCATGGGGAATGGAAAAATATATCCTTTTCGACTTGGGATTTACGAATCAGTTCAATTACTACACAGGAGTCATTTATAAGGGTTATGTAAGCAACTATGGCCGGGTGCTTTTGTCAGGCGGCCGGTACGACAACCTAATGGAGCAATTCGGGGAGGGCAAGCCGGCGTGTGGATTCGGATTCAATGTAGACCAATTGATTGAAGTGATGAACATTTACGATATCAATCAAGCATATGATTGTCATACCGATTGCTATATGGTCTGTTCGGAAGAAAACATGGTAAGGGCACATGCGTTGGCAGAAAGAATGCGAAGCACTGGAATGATAGTGGAAACGGATCTTTTACAAAACGACCTGCAGTTTCAGTTGTTTAATGCGGGCTTTAGGAATGCAAAGCACATAGTCGAATTCATGGGGGATGAAATAACGGTTAGAAGAACAGCTGACAGGGCAATGAAGACATATAGCGTCAAAAATTATGCCAAGCTCATGAATGAGCCGGCGGAAATGATGAAATTCTGA
- the hisC gene encoding histidinol-phosphate transaminase, whose product MIERMTKESIKGMKAYLVDNSKYDIKIDANESNTNIFQEIMPEIWGNVMKEDINRYPDSEASELRKAISGFIGVPPEKILCGNGSDELIKMIVDGFVNPGEVVLSHSPTFGMYGVSTRVSGGTYAEIETDEVFNIDIDALIAKARELKPKLIFLCNPNNPTGNILEKSQVRRVLRETESILVLDEAYIEFAGESMVDEIGDWENLVIMRTLSKAFGLAGLRLGYIIADGPIMEVMRAIKPPYNLNRISQRLATEVLVHASYINKNIEAMKDERERMLGELAKIDELKVFPTKSNFILLRTAEAEKLDKAFKDESILVRKYSGGRLENCLRISIGSQSENEAVMAVIRGVFK is encoded by the coding sequence ATGATTGAAAGAATGACAAAAGAGTCCATAAAGGGTATGAAAGCATACCTGGTCGACAACAGTAAATACGACATCAAGATAGACGCGAATGAATCCAACACCAACATATTCCAGGAAATCATGCCTGAAATATGGGGAAATGTTATGAAAGAAGATATAAACCGCTATCCCGATAGCGAAGCGTCCGAGCTAAGGAAAGCTATTTCCGGGTTCATAGGCGTTCCGCCCGAGAAGATACTTTGTGGAAACGGTTCAGACGAACTTATTAAGATGATAGTAGACGGTTTCGTAAACCCTGGGGAGGTTGTTCTTTCACATAGTCCGACATTTGGAATGTACGGTGTTTCAACCCGTGTGTCCGGAGGAACATATGCTGAAATCGAAACGGACGAGGTTTTTAACATAGACATAGATGCATTGATAGCAAAAGCGCGAGAGCTCAAGCCAAAGCTTATCTTTCTGTGCAATCCCAATAATCCGACCGGAAACATACTTGAAAAGAGCCAGGTAAGGCGTGTCCTCAGAGAGACCGAATCTATACTTGTTCTCGATGAGGCGTATATAGAGTTTGCAGGAGAGTCCATGGTTGACGAAATAGGCGACTGGGAGAATCTCGTAATAATGAGGACATTGTCAAAGGCATTCGGCTTGGCTGGACTGAGACTCGGATATATCATAGCGGATGGACCTATAATGGAAGTTATGAGGGCAATAAAACCCCCCTACAACCTTAACCGAATATCCCAAAGGCTTGCAACGGAGGTTCTGGTGCACGCGTCTTATATAAACAAGAACATAGAAGCAATGAAGGATGAAAGGGAAAGGATGCTTGGCGAGCTTGCCAAGATAGACGAATTGAAAGTCTTTCCCACAAAAAGCAATTTCATATTGCTTAGGACTGCGGAAGCGGAAAAGCTGGACAAGGCATTCAAGGATGAGTCCATATTGGTTCGAAAGTACTCCGGAGGGCGTCTCGAGAATTGCTTGCGCATAAGCATAGGTTCGCAAAGTGAAAATGAAGCCGTTATGGCTGTCATAAGGGGGGTTTTTAAATGA
- the hisD gene encoding histidinol dehydrogenase — MKIIKVSKDFAQDKVSGLLKRGADDFKEIDEKVREIISEVREKGDSALYSYTEIFDRVILSSIRVGKEEIEEAAKKVDPEFLEVLKEAAENIRVYHEKQKEETWMFENEDKTVLGQIIRPLSRVGIYIPGGKAAYPSTVLMNAIPAKVAGVEQIAMVTPPDLSGGVNLSILAAAYVAGVHEIYKVGGAQAIAALAYGTETITPVDKITGPGNIYVARAKQAVFGTVAIDMMAGPSEIFIIADEKQNPECIAADLLSQAEHDELAGVILATTSQRLAEEVAEAVGRQAALLERKEIAEASVRNNGFIFVTENLEQAFEIANVVAPEHLELLLENPDDYLESVRNAGAIFLGPYSPEPVGDYFAGPNHTLPTSGTARFSSALGVYDFIKRTSYIKYSKQALEKNRDKIIKFARKEGLTAHANSIKVRFDNND; from the coding sequence ATGAAAATAATTAAAGTGAGCAAGGATTTTGCGCAGGATAAGGTTAGCGGGCTTCTAAAAAGAGGTGCCGACGATTTTAAGGAAATAGATGAAAAGGTGCGTGAAATAATAAGCGAGGTAAGGGAAAAAGGCGATTCTGCGCTCTATTCATATACAGAAATCTTCGATCGGGTGATTCTATCTTCGATTAGGGTTGGGAAGGAAGAAATTGAAGAGGCGGCAAAAAAAGTCGATCCTGAATTCCTTGAGGTTCTTAAGGAGGCGGCAGAAAACATAAGGGTATATCACGAAAAGCAGAAGGAAGAGACGTGGATGTTTGAAAACGAGGATAAAACCGTTCTCGGGCAGATAATAAGGCCACTATCCAGAGTCGGAATCTACATTCCGGGAGGAAAGGCTGCGTATCCATCCACAGTGCTAATGAATGCTATACCGGCCAAGGTGGCGGGGGTGGAACAGATTGCAATGGTAACTCCTCCGGACTTAAGCGGAGGTGTAAATTTAAGCATACTTGCGGCTGCCTATGTAGCGGGAGTCCATGAAATATATAAGGTTGGAGGGGCTCAGGCTATTGCTGCTCTTGCCTACGGAACAGAAACCATTACTCCGGTTGACAAGATTACCGGACCGGGAAATATCTATGTTGCAAGAGCAAAGCAGGCAGTTTTCGGAACGGTTGCAATAGACATGATGGCTGGACCGAGCGAGATTTTTATAATAGCCGATGAAAAACAGAATCCCGAATGCATAGCTGCAGATCTGCTTTCGCAGGCCGAACACGACGAACTGGCGGGAGTCATTCTTGCAACAACATCGCAAAGACTGGCCGAAGAGGTTGCCGAAGCGGTGGGGCGTCAGGCGGCTCTCCTTGAAAGGAAAGAAATAGCCGAAGCATCCGTAAGGAATAATGGCTTCATATTTGTGACCGAAAATCTTGAGCAGGCATTTGAAATAGCAAACGTTGTGGCGCCGGAGCATCTAGAGCTTTTGCTTGAAAATCCGGATGACTATCTTGAATCGGTTCGGAATGCGGGGGCCATATTTCTGGGGCCGTATTCTCCGGAACCGGTAGGGGACTACTTTGCGGGACCCAACCATACACTGCCGACATCGGGAACTGCCAGGTTTTCTTCAGCGCTTGGGGTGTATGACTTCATAAAAAGAACAAGCTATATAAAATATTCAAAGCAAGCCTTGGAAAAAAACAGGGACAAGATAATAAAATTTGCGCGCAAGGAAGGGCTTACCGCCCATGCCAATTCTATAAAAGTGAGGTTTGATAATAATGATTGA
- a CDS encoding histidinol-phosphatase HisJ family protein, which produces MYDYHVHSDFSNDCDIPMASFVEEAIKRNISEICFTDHMDYDYTDPTISFNFDPGERLQVIESLRKKYGKRIKILSGIEIGMQPHITWRCQALLEKWNFDFVIASIHTASKEDLYNGDFFSGKTPDEAYRIYLSELYESIQTLDGFSVIGHIDIPGKYQKSVKALRPEDYFEYYEMIFKRLAQKGKGIEVNTSAMSRGKSHMMPSLPILKLYKKLGGEVITMGSDSHTPETIAFEFDYVRETLLDVGFKYVCTFDKGKPIFNKL; this is translated from the coding sequence ATGTACGATTATCATGTGCACAGCGATTTTTCAAATGATTGCGATATTCCCATGGCAAGTTTTGTTGAAGAGGCTATTAAGCGAAATATTTCCGAGATATGCTTCACCGACCATATGGATTACGACTATACGGACCCCACCATAAGCTTCAACTTCGATCCAGGAGAAAGGCTACAGGTCATCGAATCCCTAAGGAAAAAATATGGAAAGAGAATCAAGATACTCAGCGGAATTGAAATAGGAATGCAGCCCCATATAACCTGGCGTTGCCAGGCTTTGCTTGAAAAATGGAATTTCGATTTTGTAATAGCCTCCATTCACACGGCAAGCAAGGAAGACCTCTACAATGGAGATTTTTTTTCAGGCAAGACCCCTGATGAGGCCTACAGGATTTACTTAAGCGAGCTTTATGAAAGTATCCAAACCCTTGATGGCTTTTCTGTCATAGGCCACATAGACATACCCGGCAAATACCAGAAATCGGTCAAGGCTCTTCGCCCCGAAGATTACTTCGAGTATTATGAAATGATTTTCAAAAGGCTTGCCCAAAAAGGAAAGGGAATAGAGGTCAACACCTCCGCTATGAGCAGGGGAAAAAGCCACATGATGCCTTCCCTTCCTATACTCAAGCTGTATAAAAAGCTCGGCGGAGAGGTTATTACTATGGGATCGGATTCCCACACGCCCGAGACAATAGCTTTTGAATTCGACTATGTAAGGGAAACTCTTCTAGACGTCGGTTTCAAATATGTATGCACGTTTGATAAAGGAAAGCCTATTTTCAACAAACTTTAA
- the ndk gene encoding nucleoside-diphosphate kinase, translating to MMEKTLVVIKPDAFSKGNIGNIISIYESGGLLIEKAIVLVPSEEILRRHYKAHSERPFFDSLIAFMSSGKVMALVITGESAVARVRGINGATDPANAEKGTIRNLYGSDVEANAVHGSEDVNAAKEEIGIWFE from the coding sequence ATGATGGAAAAAACATTGGTTGTTATAAAACCCGACGCCTTTTCAAAAGGCAATATTGGAAACATCATCTCGATATATGAATCTGGAGGTCTTTTGATAGAAAAAGCCATAGTGCTAGTTCCATCAGAAGAGATTCTTAGGAGGCACTACAAAGCGCATTCAGAAAGGCCTTTTTTCGATTCGCTAATTGCATTTATGTCGAGTGGCAAGGTCATGGCTCTTGTAATAACGGGAGAATCCGCAGTCGCGCGCGTTAGAGGAATTAACGGAGCCACCGATCCCGCCAATGCTGAGAAAGGCACCATAAGAAATCTATATGGAAGTGATGTAGAGGCTAATGCCGTGCACGGCTCGGAAGATGTGAATGCTGCAAAAGAGGAAATAGGCATCTGGTTTGAATGA
- a CDS encoding bifunctional phosphoribosyl-AMP cyclohydrolase/phosphoribosyl-ATP diphosphatase HisIE: MNMDVKLKFDEKGLLPAVVQDNATGQVLMVAYMNEQSIEKTLETETTWFYSRSRKRLWNKGETSGNIQKVVSIDYDCDADTLLVKVDPAGPACHTGNTSCFYRRLYESETTEVQEDILDRLERVIKERKEGDDENSYTRYLFNKGIDKILKKVGEESAEVIIAAKNEGTEELVYEAADLIYHLMVLLEQKETNINAVKRELAGRFK; this comes from the coding sequence ATGAATATGGATGTGAAATTGAAGTTTGATGAAAAGGGGCTCCTTCCTGCCGTTGTACAGGATAATGCCACGGGGCAGGTTCTAATGGTTGCATACATGAATGAACAGTCTATTGAAAAAACACTCGAAACGGAAACAACGTGGTTCTACAGCCGAAGCAGAAAAAGACTTTGGAACAAGGGCGAGACCTCGGGCAATATACAGAAAGTCGTATCAATCGATTATGACTGCGACGCCGATACCCTTCTCGTAAAAGTGGATCCTGCGGGACCTGCCTGCCATACGGGCAACACTTCATGCTTTTACAGAAGGCTTTACGAGTCTGAAACAACGGAAGTGCAGGAAGATATACTCGACAGGCTTGAAAGAGTCATTAAAGAAAGAAAAGAAGGCGATGATGAGAACTCTTACACACGGTATCTATTCAACAAGGGAATCGACAAGATTTTGAAAAAGGTCGGGGAAGAATCTGCAGAGGTAATAATAGCAGCCAAGAATGAAGGGACCGAAGAGCTTGTATATGAAGCCGCCGATCTAATATATCATTTGATGGTTCTTCTCGAGCAAAAAGAGACGAATATCAACGCTGTAAAAAGAGAACTTGCCGGAAGATTCAAATGA
- a CDS encoding peptidylprolyl isomerase, protein MKNNPRVEFEMEDGGEIVIELKPEKAANTVNNFISLAKKGFYDGLTFHRVIPGFMIQGGCPTGNGTGGPGYGIKGEFSSNGCNNDLVHKRGVLSMARAMSPDSAGSQFFIMHADSPHLDGQYAAFGEVVEGIEVVDRIAGVKKDGSDKPKQDIVILKAKVETFGVEYPEPETV, encoded by the coding sequence ATGAAGAATAACCCAAGGGTTGAATTTGAGATGGAAGACGGCGGGGAAATCGTAATTGAATTAAAGCCTGAAAAAGCTGCTAATACAGTCAACAATTTCATTTCATTGGCAAAGAAAGGATTTTATGATGGCTTGACTTTCCATAGAGTCATACCGGGCTTCATGATTCAGGGAGGATGCCCGACAGGCAACGGAACAGGCGGCCCAGGATACGGAATCAAAGGTGAATTCTCGTCAAATGGTTGTAATAACGATTTGGTTCACAAAAGAGGCGTGCTTTCAATGGCAAGAGCAATGAGCCCGGATTCGGCAGGATCCCAGTTTTTCATCATGCATGCCGATTCTCCGCATCTTGACGGTCAATATGCCGCATTTGGCGAAGTAGTAGAAGGCATTGAGGTAGTTGACCGCATTGCAGGAGTCAAAAAAGACGGGAGTGACAAGCCCAAACAAGACATCGTAATCCTTAAGGCAAAAGTCGAAACCTTCGGAGTAGAATATCCGGAGCCGGAAACAGTATAA
- a CDS encoding ATP phosphoribosyltransferase — protein MDKIKIALAKGRLAKEAIKIMEEAGIEFPDYTEKSRKLIFQDKTGRIRMIFVKPWDVPVYVEKGAADIGVVGKDVLMENKVDVYEVADLGIGACRLCVAGYESQEFNKKKKLKIGTKFSNSAKEYFNKKGIPTEVIKLNGSVELAPIMGLSDVIVDIVESGKTLKENGLVILEEIFDISARLIVNKVSLKTKSGEIDNIIEKIETVLRER, from the coding sequence ATGGACAAAATAAAAATAGCTCTAGCCAAGGGCCGTTTGGCCAAAGAGGCCATAAAGATAATGGAAGAGGCCGGGATAGAATTTCCCGACTATACGGAAAAAAGCAGGAAGCTTATTTTTCAGGACAAGACAGGAAGAATACGCATGATATTTGTAAAACCTTGGGATGTTCCTGTTTATGTTGAAAAGGGGGCTGCGGACATAGGCGTCGTTGGGAAGGATGTCCTTATGGAGAACAAGGTTGATGTATATGAAGTTGCAGATTTGGGAATAGGTGCTTGCCGCCTTTGCGTGGCGGGATACGAGAGCCAAGAGTTCAACAAGAAAAAGAAGCTCAAGATAGGCACCAAGTTTTCAAACTCGGCAAAGGAATATTTCAACAAGAAGGGTATCCCCACAGAGGTTATAAAGCTTAACGGTTCAGTTGAGCTTGCCCCGATAATGGGGCTTTCCGATGTCATAGTCGATATAGTAGAGAGTGGCAAAACGCTTAAAGAGAACGGGCTTGTAATACTTGAGGAAATATTCGATATAAGCGCCCGCTTGATTGTCAACAAGGTTAGCTTGAAAACCAAAAGCGGGGAAATCGACAACATAATCGAAAAGATAGAAACCGTTTTAAGGGAGAGGTAA